One region of Daphnia pulicaria isolate SC F1-1A chromosome 7, SC_F0-13Bv2, whole genome shotgun sequence genomic DNA includes:
- the LOC124348825 gene encoding ATP-binding cassette sub-family A member 7-like isoform X5: MFFLQLRQLMWKNYLVRSRSKARVIAEIIWPLAVFIILALVRLEGLKDYEKECYLKEKALPSAGPVRFYQNLICTSMNWCYNDYQNNTILFNEALEFERARELISEIDTAMIRRLAVDESNNLDYSSGHTQLSLNSRAIYKEGRHNEQLQNSSALSLQSMSIDFLPSLASEMIFKVLEKSRWNLSDNQSQLLCNTTFLEQYRLLLEDSMSNENNPDWLVERVIHHDTDFFIKDTERNLCAEEWGSLQNLNNLYKDVHLLGKTFPIFQEISDSKIGKFTQRLWIATTENKADNESNSTSIIPILNAVCGGSFLRPYIPSPSLKTIPKFSKANPFRRRMSVFERDYVAESTDNFPEICSSLFGTMQNNSQTETLFEYIYPLIRGRLVYAPNTPAFSRLVEKINSTFQDIRTIQNLSNTWLEISPNITSVLNRLEESITGAIDNFENSTEIVSILEEALLRINKIQTTVMQIDALATFFSTYIECYDFDKFEGYPTEEEAVARGITLLNQNQLWAVIIFDSADANVTSEDELPFHISYKIRMDKFVIDTTERLKDYIETPYPRNDPRIGHMKYFTSGFIFLQDKIEQSIASLQSMTENLPSMFMQQFPSNCFEFDTFLFAIGPSYPLYMNLAFVFSCAMIIKSIVYEKERRLKETMRTMGLGNGVHWMAWFIDSLSILLFACVLLPIIIYFGNILEKSNPFVISFFLISFSIATICFSFLVSTFFSRANLAAASGAFIYFLTYQPVSLLDLGFSTSPYVTNILLSLFSNVAFGIGNAYVIGLEETSGGAQWSNIGTSPREGDTFSLLECILMLLFDSVLYLVMTWYIETVFPGQYGIPKPWYFMFQSSYWCSSKGQTVPINSFEPRAEAENSELIEEESNRNLMVGVSIHNLGKTYSNGKVAVRNLNIDFYEDQITSFLGHNGAGKTTTISILTGLFPPSSGTATINGLDIRYQMDDVRHQLGVCPQHNVLFDQLTVEEHLQFFANLKTGEQIESRKEIDKMIEDLGLSHKRHDISEHLSGGMKRKLSIGAAFIGNSKTVILDEPTAGVDPYSRRSIWDILLKYKTGRTIILTTHFMDEADLLGDRIAIISQGQLKCCGSSLFLKQKLGSGYYLTVVRKDESERTVSDGQANADLVSRRATETDGIVNVVKRHIANGSIVENVGSDIVFCLPEFDEAGIRQRDKFPILFDELDSTMEELRVDSYGVSDTTLEEIFLRVADDPSADSNFPQTNVADTVQEDGNAHTEEIGSSDSFNLDSSEKLKGKKLVAQQMKALYVKRFCNSKRNVKGFFCEIVLPCILVLIGELFSLTLHLEDPVPALKLSPWLYGDVNEVFYVNQQPTLNWTNEYISNMLNETGLGVRCLDGEPLHGLDCSSNDIGLLNPLANPDDYHLYHCPCTDLGVPICPANSTQQGELFRYRSVSSDEFYDLSEKNISLWILRTYEELKDVRIGGFEFGVHNIIRSFNLTQLQRNVSENIVRVWFDNKAWASSVSYLNAINNVILRSSLPPSKDPFLYGITAINHPMEFSSREVVKNEQVAVSLAFALTVLFALSFVPASFVIFLVEERTSKAKHLQFVSGVKPTTFWFASYTWDVVNYLIPCFLVILIFLGFGQWEYVGSTSIGGFILLMALFGVSAIPLMYPSSFLFSVPSTAFVGLACANLFIGVVTVISSYVLQLFDDEHLIQVGEILDQVFLIFPHFCLGRGLIDLAETYFTAKNFELIGVVYERNIFEWNYLGRYFVSFILQAIIFFGFNLMLHYPFFPKLIARYYKYKAIPPLGPEDVDVARERARVEKTDAFMDELLLKRLTKVYNGQKHPATDSLSFGLKKGECFGLLGVNGAGKSTTFKMLTGDETVTSGNAFVGGSSVITNLSEAQQNLGYCPQEDALLPLLTGVEHLQLFARLRGVPSRYIDKLVSDNLRKLSLLPYKDRCAGTFSGGNKRKLSTAIALVGNPAVVFLDEPSSGMDPRARRSLWQAVIDAVNDSRSVLLTSHSMEECQVLCTRLAIMVNGTLRCLGSAQHLKNRFGDGYMINVRCEVETISEVLQCVESLIPEAKLRERRSRQLIWHVKPNLLQISTLFQRMEAARKTTPMVDYSITQTTLDDVFVRFARLQRETIDDNSEEPEFDALSTHSGTHSSVTTDDDLHTAF, from the exons atgtttttcttacaGCTCCGGCAGTTAATGTGGAAAAACTACCTCGTCAGATCACGATCAAAA GCACGGGTCATTGCAGAAATTATCTGGCCTTTGGCAGTATTTATCATTTTAGCTCTTGTCAGGCTAGAAGGTCTAAAGGATTACGAAAAAGAAT GttacttgaaagaaaaagcatTGCCTTCAGCGGGTCCGGTTCGATTTTAccaaaatttgatttgcaCTTCGATGAACTGGTGCTACAATGACTATCAAAATAacacaattttatttaatgaagCATTGGAGTTTGAGCG AGCTAGAGAACTGATTAGCGAAATAGACACGGCCATGATAAGGAGACTCGCTGTCGATGAG tCAAACAATTTAGATTATTCTTCCGGCCACACACAATTATCTCTCAACTCCAGGGCCATCTACAAAGAAGGTCGCCATAATGAACAGTTGCAAAATTCCTCGGCTTTATCGTTACAAAGTATGAGCATTGATTTCCTTCCATCTTTGGCTTCAGAAATGATTTTCAAAGTACTG GAAAAGTCACGTTGGAATTTGAGTGATAACCAATCACAGTTATTATGTAACACAACTTTTTTAGAGCAATACCGATTATTATTAGAAGACTCGATGAGTAACGAAAATAATCCGGATTGGTTGGTCGAGCGTGTAATTCACCATGATACAGATTTCTTTATTAAGGATACAGAAAGAAATTTGTGCGCAGAGGAATGGGGATCtttacaaaatttgaataatttatatAAAGACGTTCATCTTTTGGGGAAGACATTCCCTATTTTTCA GGAAATTTCCGATTCGAAAATAGGGAAATTTACTCAGAGACTATGGATTGCAACTACCGAAAATAAAGCAGACAATGAATCAAATTCGACTTCCATTATTCCTATCCTGAATGCAGTGTGTGGTGGAAGTTTTCTACGTCCCTATATCCCTTCCCCCAGCTTAAAGACAATCCCCAAATTTTCTAA AGCTAATCCTTTTCGTCGAAGGATGAGTGTTTTTGAAAGGGATTATGTTGCTGAAAGCACTGACAACTTCCCGGAAATTTGCAGCAGTCTTTTTGGAACTATGCAAAACAACTCGCAAACTGAAACACTTTTTGAGTATATCTACCCGTTAATAAG GGGAAGACTAGTATACGCACCCAACACTCCCGCGTTTTCTCGTTTggtcgaaaaaataaactcaaCATTTCAAGACATAagaacaattcaaaatttatccAATACTTGGCTGGAAATTTCGCCCAACATAACTTCTGTGTTGAATCGACTCGAGGAATCCATTACGGGTGCCAtagataattttgaaaattccacTGAAATTGTTTCAATCTTAGAGGAAGCCCTTCTACGGATAAACAA GATTCAAACTACCGTGATGCAGATCGACGCCCTTGCCACATTTTTTAGCACATACATAGAG TGTTACGATTTCGATAAATTCGAAGGATATCCCACTGAAGAGGAAGCTGTTGCTCGTGGTATCACTTTGTTGAACCAAAATCAACTATGGGCAGTAATTATATTCGATAGCGCTGACGCTAATGTGACATCGGAAGACGAACTGCCTTTCCACATATCATACAAGATAAG AATGgacaaatttgttattgatacAACCGAAAGACTTAAGGATTATATTGAAACACCTTATCCTCGGAATGATCCAAGAATTGGGCATATGAAATACTTTACCTCGGGATTCATATTCTTGCAGGATAAGATCGAACAGTCAATCGCCTCCCTTCAGTCTATGACAGAAAATTTGCCGAGCATGTTTATGCAACAGTTTCCGAGTAATTGTTTTGAGTTTGACACGTTTCTATTCGCTATTGGTCCCAGCTACCCGCTTTACATGAATCTGGCATTCGTGTTTTCTTGTGCCATGATCATCAAATCAATCGTTTACGAAAAAGAACGCCGACTCAAGGAAACTATGCGGACAATGGGCCTAGGCAATGGAGTTCATTGGATGGCTTGGTTCATCGACAGCTTATCAATACTGCTCTTTGCCTGTGTCCTTCTACCTATTATTATTTAC tttggaaatattttggaaaaatcGAACCCGTTcgtcatttcctttttccttataAGTTTTAGCATCGCGACCATTTGCTTTAGTTTCTTGGTTTCCACTTTCTTCAGCCGAGCCAATCTCGCTGCCGCCTCTGGTGCATTCATATATTTTCTGACTTACCAACCAGTCAGTCTTCTTGACTTGGGGTTTAGTACCTCGCCTTATGTCACCAATATTTTGTTG AGTTTATTTTCCAACGTTGCATTCGGCATCGGCAATGCGTATGTGATTGGTCTAGAAGAAACTTCCGGTGGTGCTCAGTGGAGTAATATCGGAACAAGCCCAAGAGAAGGCGATACCTTCTCGCTATTAGAATGCATATTGATGTTGTTATTCGATTCCGTCCTTTACTTAGTAATGACGTGGTATATTGAAACCGTCTTTCCAG gacAATATGGTATCCCAAAACCATGGTATTTCATGTTCCAGTCTTCCTACTGGTGTTCAAGTAAAGGACAGACTGTTCCCATAAACTCCTTCGAACCGCGCGCTGAAGCAG AGAATTCGGAACTTATCGAAGAGGAGTCCAATAGGAATTTGATGGTTGGAGTGAGCATCCACAATCTTGGAAAAACGTATTCAAACGGAAAAGTCGCCGTACGTAATCTCAACATAGATTTTTATGAAGATCAAATTACTTCCTTTCTTGGACACAACGGAGCcggcaaaacaacaacaat CTCTATTCTGACGGGACTGTTTCCTCCGTCAAGTGGAACCGCAACAATCAATGGGTTAGATATACGCTATCAAATGGATGATGTCCGCCATCAACTTGGAGTTTGTCCACAACATAATGTCCTATTTGATCA ACTAACAGTAGAAGAgcatttgcaattttttgcaaatttaaaaacaggAGAACAAATCGAATCTAGGAAAGAAATCGACAAGATGATTGAGGATTTAGGTCTGTCGCATAAGAGGCACGACATTTCCGAACATCTTTCCGGTGGAATGAAGAGAAAACTATCTATAGGTGCAGCTTTTATAGGAAATTCGAA AACAGTAATCCTGGACGAACCTACAGCGGGAGTCGATCCTTACTCTCGACGATCAATTTGGGACATTCTTCTAAAATATAAAACAG GCCGAACCATTATTTTGACCACTCACTTTATGGATGAAGCGGACTTGTTAGGAGATCGTATAGCTATTATTTCCCAAGGACAATTGAAATGTTGTggctcttccctttttttaaagcagaAACTAGGATCCGGCTATTATCTTACGGTCGTAAGGAAAGACGAGAGTGAGCGCACCGTGAGCGACGGCCAA GCAAATGCAGATCTTGTTTCACGAAGAGCAACTGAAACAGATGGAATTGTGAATGTGGTGAAACGACACATCGCAAATGGAAGTATTGTAGAAAATGTGGGGTCTGACATCGTATTCTGCCTTCCTGAATTTGATGAAGCAGGAATCCGCCAGAGAGACAAATTTCCCATTCTTTTTGATGAGCTCGACTCAACAATGGAAGAGCTTCGTGTTGATAGCTATGGGGTATCGGATACAACATTAGAAGAGATTTTTTTGAGAGTAGCAGATGATCCTTCCGCCGACTCAAATTTTCCTCAAACTAATGTTGCCGACACAG TTCAAGAAGATGGAAATGCACACACGGAAGAAATTGGAAGTTCTGATTCGTTTAACCTAGATTCGTCGGAAAAATTGAAAGGGAAGAAATTAGTTGCCCAACAGATGAAAGCGCTGTATGTGAAAAGGTTCTGTAACTCCAAAAGAAATGTAAAAGGATTTTTCTGTGAG ATTGTATTGCCCTGCATCTTAGTTCTCATTGGGGAGTTATTTTCTTTAACTCTCCATCTGGAAGATCCTGTTCCTGCTTTAAAACTTTCGCCTTGGCTTTATGGTGATGTCAATGAAGTATTCTACGTAAACCAGCAACCTACTTTAAATTGGACCAACGAGTACATTTCTAACATGCTCAATGAAACTGGACTGGGAGTCCGTTGTCTGGACGGCGAACCTTTACACGG ATTGGATTGTTCCTCCAATGATATTGGACTCCTAAATCCATTGGCTAACCCAGATGATTACCATCTCTATCATTGCCCATGTACTGACCTTGGTGTTCCTATTTGCCCAGCCAATAGCACTCAGCAAGGAGAACTGTTTCGCTACCGGTCTGTATCTTCTGACGAATTTTATGATCTTTCTGAGAAAAACATATCATTGTGGATTCTCCGGACATATGAGGAATTGAAAGACGTCAG GATTGGAGGTTTTGAATTTGGTGTACATAATATAATTAGGTCATTTAACTTGACGCAGCTACAAAGAAACGTTAGCGAAAATATCGTGAGG GTTTGGTTTGATAACAAAGCCTGGGCTTCTTCCGTATCCTATTTGAACGCCATTAACAACGTCATTTTGCGATCGTCATTACCTCCATCCAAAGATCCGTTCCTCTATGGGATAACTGCAATCAACCATCCGATGGAATTTTCATCTAGAGAAGTAGTTAAAAA TGAACAAGTCGCGGTTAGCCTTGCGTTCGCGCTAACTGTCTTATTTGCCTTGAGCTTCGTACCTGCGTCGTTTGTTATCTTTTTGGTAGAAGAACGCACTTCCAAAGCTAAGCATCTTCAGTTTGTCTCTGGAGTAAAACCTACCACTTTTTGGTTTGCATCTTATACTTGGGATGTG GTGAACTATTTGATTCCCTGTTTCTTGGTAATCCTCATATTTCTCGGATTTGGTCAATGGGAATACGTTGGATCTACAAGCATTGGTGGTTTTATTCTCTTGATGGCGCTTTTTGG GGTTTCGGCCATTCCACTGATGTACCCATCAAGTTTCCTCTTCTCTGTACCGAGCACGGCCTTTGTCGGACTTGCATGTGccaatttatttattggagTAGTCACTGTCATTTCTTCCTACGTACTCCAGCTTTTTGACGATGAGCACTTGATCCAAGTGGGTGAAATCCTCGACCAGGTTTTCCTCATATTCCCTCATTTTTGCCTCGGAAGAGGACTCATCGATTTAGCTGAAACCTATTTCACGGCTAagaattttgaattgattg GAGTCGTTTATGAGAGAAACATATTTGAATGGAATTATCTTGGCCGTTACTTTGTGTCCTTCATATTGCaagccatcatttttttcgggtttAACCTGATGTTACACTATCCATTCTTCCCAAAATTGATCGCCCGTTATTATAAG TACAAAGCCATACCTCCACTGGGACCTGAAGATGTAGATGTCGCACGCGAACGCGCTAGAGTGGAAAAAACTGATGCATTTATGGATGAATTGCTTTTGAAACGATTAACAAAG GTTTACAATGGACAGAAACATCCCGCTACTGATAGCTTATCTTTCGGTCTTAAGAAAGGGGAATGTTTCGGCTTACTTGGAGTCAATGGGGCCGGAAAATCTACTACGTTTAAG ATGCTAACTGGAGATGAGACTGTAACAAGTGGAAACGCTTTCGTTGGAGGATCCTCTGTCATCACAAATTTGAGTGAAGCGCAGCAAAACTTGG GTTACTGTCCACAAGAAGACGCCCTTTTACCCCTACTGACAGGTGTCGAACATCTACAACTCTTCGCAAGGCTTCGTGGCGTTCCAAGTCGATACATCGATAAG cTTGTCAGCGATAATTTACGAAAATTAAGCTTGCTCCCCTACAAAGATCGGTGTGCTGGAACTTTTTCGGGAGGCAATAAACGAAAGCTATCAACGGCTATTGCCTTAGTCGGCAACCCCGCTGTCGTGTTCCTC GATGAACCTTCAAGCGGCATGGACCCTAGAGCCAGACGTTCTCTTTGGCAGGCTGTGATTGATGCCGTTAATGACTCGCGTTCTGTTCTGCTCACTTCGCATTCCATGGAAGAGTGTCAGGTTCTGTGTACTCGTCTAGCGATTATGGTCAACGGAACGCTACGCTGTTTAGGCTCGGCTCAACATCTTAAAAACAG GTTTGGCGATGGTTACATGATCAACGTTCGTTGCGAAGTGGAGACCATCAGCGAAGTGTTGCAGTGCGTTGAATCGCTTATACCTGAAGCGAAGTTACGAGAACGACGTTCTCGCCAACTGATTTGGCATGTAAAACCGAATCTATTACAGATTTCAACCCTATTTCAACGAATGGAAGCCGCTCGAAAGACTACCCCAATG GTCGACTATTCCATCACCCAGACCACACTGGATGACGTATTTGTTCGATTTGCTCGTTTGCAACGAGAGACGATTGACGACAATAGTGAAG AACCCGAATTTGACGCACTGTCAACGCATTCTGGAACACACAGCAGCGTTACAACGGACGACGACCTACATACAGCGTTCTAA